A stretch of DNA from Candidatus Baltobacteraceae bacterium:
GGGGCGCGGATCGGCTGCCACTCGCCGGAGGGCGTGCGCACCGCGAGCATCGCATCGTCAGCGCCACGACCGTTGCAGAACGAAGCGACAAGAACGTTCACGAGGCTTCTCTACAAGCGCAGGACTCACGCTCCCTTGGCCTAAGCTCGGCGGCGTGCCGGCTTTTTTCGAACGCAACGCGGCATTCGTGCATCTGCCGAGGACCGGCGGGACGAGCGTCATGCGCGCGCTCGCGCCCTGCGGCTGCGCATCGTTCGCTGCCCCTGGACTGTGGGACGCTTTGGAGCAGTATACCGATCCCGGCACCGTTGTCCGCGCCGTACGGGAAAATTTCTACATCACGACGCTGAGCGACTTCCCACAGCAGCATCTGCCGGCAGCAGCGCTCCGGTTGCTCGTAGGGCCCGAGCGCTGGAACGATCTCTTTACCTTCGCGTTCGTCCGTAATCCGTGGGACCTCGTCGTATCCACCTACGAGTTTGCTCGCCGCGACGTCGAGATCGATCGGCTGCGCGGTGCTGATCCCGACCGCGTCGAACTGCTCGACCGAAGCCCCACGTTCGAGCGCTTCGTCGAGTTCTATCCCGCACTGCGCTCGGATATGAGTGCGATGCTTTGTGATCGCACGGGTGCATTGCTCGTCACGTTCGTCGGACGGTACGAGGCACTCGAGGAAGGGTTCGCAACCATCTGTGAGCACGTGGGCATCAGCGCCGCGCTCGAGGTGACGAACGCGTCGCAACGTCGCCACTACCGCAGCTACTACGACGACCGCACCCGAGCGCTGGTCGAGCACCATTTCGCGCGCGATATCGACCGTTTCGGCTACGCGTTCTGAACCTGCGGAAATGTATATCCGAAACGGTGCACATCCTGCGCGTACCATTCGGCAACGAGTTCCCGCGCTTCGTCGTCGTAATATGCCTGGAGTGACTCACGCTCGCCGGCGTTACGATGCGGCAGCGGACCCAAAACTCCGAGCCGATCGAATACCTGCGCGATAGAAGCGTCGAGTTGCTCGAATCGCAGCACGTCGTCGACCAGGATCCGGTCGTTTGTGTCATAGAGGAAGCGGTATTGTGGCTCCCACTGAACGTGCGCGCGCGCCCGGATCGCGCGCAGATACGCTTTGAACGTTGCATCCCCGTCGATGCCGAGGAACGCTTGCAAGTCGGGTCGGCGGCGCAAGAAGACGAACTGCGAGACCGCGCGGTCCCACGGGTTACGGACGACGGCGAAGCGGTAGTACCGCTCAAAGGTCTCCTCTCCGATCACCTTGCGAACGAGCGCCGCGGTGAGGTGCTGCAGTCCACCGGTCTGATATGGGTTGCAGTACGCGTCGACGAAACCGCCCCACAACTCGTTGGTCGTGCGCGGTCCCGGCCACAGTACGTCTTCGATGCTGGTCCCGCCGCATTTTGGAATGTGAATGAAGACGCAGCGTAGCGAATGCGAGATCACGGAGTCACCTCGATCGCCTCGTACGACGGAAAGAGCCGGGCGCGATCGATGCGCACTCCGGGAAGCGTAAAGCGAATCGCCAGTGCCATGCGGCCGTGCGCCGTCACGTTCGTACCGGAGCGGTGCACCGTGTCCTGATCGAAGAGAAAATACTCCCCCGGGGCAAGCTCCATCGCGATGTCCCGCGACTCCGGAGCCGGCAGCGTGCGGATCTCCACGCAACCGTTCTCACGCGTGGCCGGCTCGAGCGCCAACCATGCGGAGACGTTGATCATGGGATCGAGCATCGTCGTCCAGTGGTCACGATCGCGGTGCCAGTCGAAGATGCCCGCGCCTGCGGCTTTGGGAAAGAAGTTCGAACGCCAGAGCACGATCGAGGGTCCGAGGATGCCCCTGACGCGCTCGATGATCGCCGGCGTCAGGCACATCGTTCGTACCAGCTCTGAGTCTAGGTGTCGCGACTGCGCCGGCGAGCGAGGATCCGGGCCGGTCGTGCCCAAAAGACGGTATGCCTCGTCACAGAACGTGCGCGCCTGTGAGTGAGAGAACGCGGTGAACGGCCCGGCGAATCCGTTGAGCGCAAAATCGATTGCGGTCACGTCGTGAGGTTCCACATGC
This window harbors:
- a CDS encoding sulfotransferase family 2 domain-containing protein, which translates into the protein MPAFFERNAAFVHLPRTGGTSVMRALAPCGCASFAAPGLWDALEQYTDPGTVVRAVRENFYITTLSDFPQQHLPAAALRLLVGPERWNDLFTFAFVRNPWDLVVSTYEFARRDVEIDRLRGADPDRVELLDRSPTFERFVEFYPALRSDMSAMLCDRTGALLVTFVGRYEALEEGFATICEHVGISAALEVTNASQRRHYRSYYDDRTRALVEHHFARDIDRFGYAF
- a CDS encoding sulfotransferase family 2 domain-containing protein produces the protein MISHSLRCVFIHIPKCGGTSIEDVLWPGPRTTNELWGGFVDAYCNPYQTGGLQHLTAALVRKVIGEETFERYYRFAVVRNPWDRAVSQFVFLRRRPDLQAFLGIDGDATFKAYLRAIRARAHVQWEPQYRFLYDTNDRILVDDVLRFEQLDASIAQVFDRLGVLGPLPHRNAGERESLQAYYDDEARELVAEWYAQDVHRFGYTFPQVQNA
- a CDS encoding phytanoyl-CoA dioxygenase family protein, which gives rise to MTAIDFALNGFAGPFTAFSHSQARTFCDEAYRLLGTTGPDPRSPAQSRHLDSELVRTMCLTPAIIERVRGILGPSIVLWRSNFFPKAAGAGIFDWHRDRDHWTTMLDPMINVSAWLALEPATRENGCVEIRTLPAPESRDIAMELAPGEYFLFDQDTVHRSGTNVTAHGRMALAIRFTLPGVRIDRARLFPSYEAIEVTP